The following proteins are co-located in the Blastopirellula marina genome:
- a CDS encoding AraC family transcriptional regulator translates to MLILESHHGPEFEMEFRVHDFVKVLYVIAGNGRSHVGEEVYELAPRDIVMVLPGRRNRVEDSPNSPISCYVLCIHRSLLTFDSEAVASLPLGLLPRQAHFAQRIERRLRRLLFQQLQNNPLTPLAMVSNGLEILSLIACHQVAKSDGITDLSQEPGVDEMAAYIRHLDTHFFEATTIDEASNSIGIPRRRFTQLFRGITGQTWLNYVQELRVDHACRLLENTDRPITSIAFECGFAELSTFYRAFRKMRDVTPSAWRRAKVD, encoded by the coding sequence GTGTTGATTCTGGAAAGTCACCATGGTCCCGAGTTCGAGATGGAATTTCGGGTTCACGACTTCGTCAAAGTCTTGTACGTGATTGCCGGTAACGGCCGTTCGCATGTTGGGGAAGAAGTTTACGAGCTCGCACCGCGCGACATTGTCATGGTGTTGCCTGGGCGCCGTAACCGGGTGGAAGACTCGCCGAACTCGCCAATCTCTTGCTACGTCCTGTGCATTCACCGGTCCTTACTGACCTTCGATAGCGAGGCCGTTGCCTCCCTGCCGCTTGGCCTCCTGCCACGTCAGGCTCATTTTGCCCAGCGGATCGAACGTCGCCTCCGTCGATTGTTGTTCCAGCAACTGCAGAATAACCCTCTGACGCCGTTGGCGATGGTTTCCAACGGTTTAGAGATCCTCTCGCTGATCGCCTGTCATCAGGTCGCGAAGTCGGATGGGATCACCGATCTGTCGCAAGAGCCAGGCGTCGACGAAATGGCGGCCTACATCCGTCACCTCGACACCCACTTCTTCGAGGCAACGACGATTGACGAAGCTTCCAACAGCATTGGCATCCCGCGGCGCCGCTTTACGCAGCTGTTCCGCGGTATCACCGGGCAAACCTGGTTGAACTACGTCCAGGAACTCCGCGTTGACCATGCTTGTCGCCTGCTTGAGAACACCGACCGCCCGATCACGTCGATCGCTTTCGAATGTGGTTTCGCCGAACTCTCAACCTTCTACCGCGCCTTCCGCAAAATGCGCGACGTGACGCCCAGTGCCTGGCGACGTGCGAAGGTGGACTAA
- a CDS encoding DUF6386 family protein has product MADASQFKLDQRMMIGTDIASIYLYHPNDLKHRETSPIDWPNYHFACGREFAAGRLVAFSTGSDGGYAIRATSDPLSERERKWLCGSWDFRLAVLHGRVYFDGGYSVPSDDYRADWEDYPESWIELPNGNYKVTVHAIEWSSEPGALDDEGNATESALTNYVVQFTMVDDLRTIPSSTLMPQLECSRECPPSEGYDFADPFDEAEVELADRYVMLVDPLNVPVPGFQVNLEVSSEFYKAVFGASGNQALPDRITSLVIATSDQPPCLGAIVKPSGASREGRNPWVMSFDVKRLVTVNTMEAGDSEWSHGQVEFLERAPAEVDLSQVKQLKDAFAAYAKANSDYRAKIENPDFEAERIEAMNQTAGLLNLLIHHVQMPRERRIELLKLSDADRAKRLLTIMEGN; this is encoded by the coding sequence ATGGCGGACGCATCGCAGTTCAAACTCGATCAGCGGATGATGATCGGTACGGATATCGCGAGTATCTATTTGTATCATCCCAACGATCTCAAGCATCGCGAAACAAGCCCCATCGACTGGCCGAACTATCACTTCGCTTGCGGCCGCGAATTCGCCGCCGGGCGATTGGTCGCTTTCAGCACCGGTAGCGATGGAGGTTATGCGATTCGAGCGACTAGCGATCCGCTTTCCGAACGCGAAAGAAAGTGGCTGTGCGGTTCGTGGGATTTTCGCTTGGCTGTTTTGCACGGACGAGTCTATTTCGACGGCGGCTACTCGGTGCCGAGTGACGACTATCGCGCCGATTGGGAGGACTACCCCGAGTCGTGGATTGAATTGCCCAACGGCAACTACAAGGTTACGGTCCATGCGATCGAGTGGTCCAGCGAGCCGGGTGCCTTGGATGACGAAGGCAATGCCACCGAATCCGCGTTGACGAACTACGTAGTCCAGTTCACTATGGTCGATGATCTACGGACCATTCCATCCTCGACGCTCATGCCGCAGCTTGAGTGTTCGCGAGAATGTCCCCCAAGTGAAGGTTATGACTTCGCGGATCCATTCGACGAGGCAGAAGTCGAACTGGCCGATCGTTACGTGATGCTGGTCGATCCACTGAACGTGCCCGTGCCGGGGTTTCAAGTGAACTTGGAAGTATCGAGCGAGTTTTACAAGGCGGTTTTTGGGGCCTCGGGCAATCAAGCGTTGCCCGATCGGATCACTTCGTTGGTGATCGCCACCAGTGATCAGCCTCCCTGTCTCGGCGCGATTGTGAAGCCGTCGGGGGCCAGTCGCGAGGGTCGCAATCCGTGGGTGATGTCATTCGATGTGAAGCGTTTAGTCACCGTTAACACCATGGAAGCGGGCGACTCGGAATGGTCCCACGGGCAAGTCGAGTTTCTCGAAAGAGCCCCAGCCGAGGTCGATCTGTCTCAAGTCAAACAGCTAAAAGATGCCTTCGCGGCTTACGCCAAAGCAAACAGCGACTATCGCGCTAAGATCGAAAATCCCGATTTCGAAGCCGAACGGATCGAAGCGATGAATCAAACGGCGGGATTGCTAAACCTTCTGATCCATCACGTTCAAATGCCAAGAGAACGGAGGATCGAACTTCTCAAGTTATCCGACGCTGATCGTGCTAAGCGTTTGCTGACGATCATGGAAGGTAACTAG
- a CDS encoding DUF6368 family protein, whose protein sequence is MADTSFFGGSYQGDPLEYPEDAAFAEALRRFTRQEQSHAVVVAAMSNQPQDHQIQCEVVIDLAERLDGWIDFDCLEVPTSAGMHRIDWPSDSPSNWTTLATAEAARHWLRHPLFRMLK, encoded by the coding sequence ATCGCAGATACAAGTTTCTTCGGTGGGTCGTATCAAGGCGATCCGCTAGAGTACCCTGAAGACGCCGCGTTTGCGGAGGCACTGCGTCGTTTCACGCGTCAGGAACAGAGCCACGCGGTGGTAGTCGCCGCGATGTCGAATCAGCCGCAAGATCACCAGATCCAGTGCGAAGTCGTGATCGATTTGGCGGAACGCTTAGATGGATGGATCGACTTCGATTGTCTCGAGGTACCGACTAGCGCTGGCATGCATCGCATTGATTGGCCCAGCGATTCCCCATCGAACTGGACGACCCTTGCCACCGCCGAAGCAGCCCGGCATTGGCTACGGCACCCGCTATTTCGCATGCTGAAGTAA
- a CDS encoding tetratricopeptide repeat protein, whose protein sequence is MLAVFVILLADTSTGKFHALGQELSGENVQDAPTAFQKEYYNAFLSVDIPKQREIIGKLRAFMERNESARIALSSNEISFLLEDLDRAISGSNEIQNRAKLQQQQVVEGTRQELLGNLPKALQHYRDSLTQATLLYGEDSFHAIAVRINIADAYYESGRNLDDAIAIYKEVQTSLETKELTSSDLYCQAITGLFGCYYEKEDRPNAIAFGRLVFETHQQRRSTDSNQFFNAASVLIRELNTAKKHQEAVQLAKQILDGPHPMTGLEAFYSLNIYQDYAVAQMRLGNGQGVSTAFDQALLLANQLPNYPDDSKLILLKQYQEFAENSHDKELSKILSSKIAEIERRHAQPRSRYTSSN, encoded by the coding sequence GTGCTTGCAGTCTTTGTGATTCTGCTGGCGGACACATCCACCGGAAAGTTCCACGCGCTCGGCCAAGAGCTTTCAGGCGAAAACGTTCAGGATGCACCGACCGCATTCCAAAAGGAATATTATAACGCGTTTCTATCGGTCGATATTCCTAAGCAACGAGAGATAATTGGCAAACTCCGTGCATTCATGGAACGAAACGAGTCGGCAAGAATCGCTCTCTCAAGCAATGAGATCTCGTTTCTACTTGAAGATTTGGACAGGGCAATTTCGGGTTCGAACGAGATTCAGAATCGCGCCAAGCTTCAACAACAACAGGTAGTGGAAGGAACCAGACAAGAGCTTCTTGGCAACTTGCCAAAAGCACTCCAACACTACAGAGACTCTTTAACCCAAGCAACTTTGCTGTACGGCGAAGACTCGTTTCACGCCATAGCAGTGCGAATTAACATCGCAGATGCTTACTATGAAAGCGGTCGCAATTTGGATGATGCGATCGCGATATACAAGGAAGTTCAGACCTCGCTCGAAACGAAAGAGCTGACTTCAAGTGATTTATATTGTCAGGCGATCACGGGGCTTTTCGGTTGCTACTATGAAAAAGAAGACAGACCGAATGCCATAGCGTTCGGACGACTAGTTTTCGAGACGCATCAACAACGACGATCAACAGACTCAAATCAATTCTTTAATGCTGCCTCCGTTCTCATTAGGGAATTGAACACGGCAAAAAAACATCAAGAAGCCGTGCAACTAGCCAAACAGATTCTGGACGGGCCTCACCCAATGACGGGCTTAGAAGCGTTCTATTCGCTTAATATCTACCAAGATTATGCCGTCGCGCAGATGCGATTGGGCAATGGCCAGGGAGTCTCCACCGCATTTGATCAAGCACTATTGCTTGCAAACCAGCTCCCAAACTATCCAGATGACTCCAAGCTGATTCTGCTGAAACAGTACCAGGAATTTGCAGAGAATTCGCATGACAAGGAACTGTCGAAAATCCTTTCAAGCAAGATCGCGGAAATTGAACGGCGTCACGCGCAGCCACGAAGTCGCTATACGTCGTCGAATTAG
- a CDS encoding winged helix-turn-helix transcriptional regulator, producing the protein MTQTSIVCFHTPPLVVVEQAGTNLWGTYFQGRLCEHKAMETTDLFEKCLGCRYMVALMRRIGEGTARPGQLERALEDISAKVLSERLKRLVEYRIVEKTAFPEIPPRVEYRLTTFGQRLLEIVDEVEQLHNKASKQADGLL; encoded by the coding sequence GTGACGCAGACCTCAATCGTCTGCTTCCATACTCCGCCGCTGGTCGTGGTCGAACAAGCGGGAACAAATTTGTGGGGTACTTACTTTCAGGGCCGACTGTGCGAACATAAGGCAATGGAAACCACCGACCTATTTGAAAAATGCCTTGGCTGCCGTTATATGGTCGCGCTGATGCGCCGTATCGGAGAAGGTACTGCGCGGCCTGGCCAGTTAGAGCGGGCCCTGGAAGACATTTCCGCAAAGGTCCTTTCCGAGCGACTCAAGCGGTTGGTCGAATATCGAATCGTCGAGAAAACAGCCTTTCCCGAAATCCCGCCGCGTGTGGAATATCGCCTAACTACCTTTGGCCAACGCTTGTTAGAAATCGTGGACGAAGTCGAGCAGCTTCATAACAAGGCTTCGAAACAGGCCGACGGCTTGTTGTGA
- a CDS encoding sulfatase translates to MLRAGFPLILWLTATSLVSAAQPNLLLIVADDMGYGDLSCYGSKQVATSNLDRLAAGGVRCTDGYVSGPVCAPSRAGLMTGRYGSRFGFEHNLSHPESLRDEFAGIPLDEVLLPQRLKELGYRTGIVGKWHLGEAVAGHHPCERGYDYFFGMLGGSHAYFPTVKKNQLLRNHDKPTEIRTPYLTDWFTLEALDFIKPQQDVPADEVTQPWFLYLSYNTPHGPMQAKEEDIAKFAHIHDKTRRIYCAMQHCMDVNIGKILDKLETTGQLDNTLIVFISDNGGSVEVSHAVNAPLRGTKGTFLEGGIRVPTIYHWPAKLPPGVVFEKPVIALDIMPTIVTAAGGKPPADGATEPRAGRRKNNQPIYDGVDLVPFFLGETKSDPHETLYWRMAIRGAAVRERDWKLLRPESQLPQLYNLADDIGETNNLIAQHPEIAKRLLEKMVAWETSLERNPLFISAPTWAGYNKRLYDKTYSLEQPEPDSEVDIWSF, encoded by the coding sequence ATGCTACGCGCGGGCTTCCCTCTGATTCTGTGGCTCACGGCAACTTCGCTGGTGTCGGCGGCGCAGCCTAATTTGTTGTTGATTGTCGCTGACGACATGGGCTATGGCGACCTGTCTTGTTATGGATCGAAGCAGGTTGCTACGTCCAATCTCGATCGCTTGGCGGCCGGTGGCGTGCGGTGCACGGATGGGTATGTGTCGGGACCCGTATGTGCTCCTTCGCGGGCCGGGCTGATGACGGGACGGTACGGTTCGCGGTTTGGTTTCGAACATAACCTGAGTCATCCCGAAAGCTTGCGAGACGAGTTTGCCGGCATTCCGCTCGACGAAGTCCTGTTGCCGCAGCGGCTGAAGGAGCTTGGCTACCGGACTGGCATCGTCGGCAAGTGGCACCTGGGGGAAGCGGTTGCAGGGCATCATCCGTGCGAGCGTGGCTACGACTACTTCTTCGGCATGCTAGGCGGCAGTCATGCGTACTTCCCCACGGTGAAGAAGAACCAACTGCTGCGGAATCATGACAAACCGACCGAGATTCGCACCCCTTACCTGACCGATTGGTTCACGCTCGAGGCGCTCGATTTTATTAAGCCCCAGCAAGATGTACCGGCGGACGAAGTGACACAGCCGTGGTTTTTGTATCTTTCGTACAATACGCCCCACGGGCCGATGCAGGCCAAAGAGGAAGACATCGCCAAGTTCGCTCACATCCACGATAAAACGCGCCGCATCTACTGCGCGATGCAGCACTGCATGGACGTGAACATCGGCAAGATTCTCGACAAGCTGGAAACGACCGGCCAACTCGATAACACACTGATCGTTTTCATCTCAGATAACGGCGGCTCGGTCGAGGTATCGCACGCGGTCAATGCACCGCTACGAGGGACGAAAGGAACCTTCCTGGAAGGTGGCATCCGTGTACCGACCATCTATCATTGGCCAGCGAAGCTGCCCCCAGGCGTTGTTTTCGAGAAGCCTGTGATCGCGCTCGATATCATGCCAACCATAGTGACCGCCGCTGGAGGCAAACCACCGGCCGACGGCGCTACCGAGCCGCGTGCTGGTCGTCGTAAAAATAACCAACCCATTTATGACGGAGTCGACCTGGTGCCGTTCTTCCTGGGTGAAACGAAGTCTGATCCGCACGAGACGTTGTACTGGCGGATGGCAATCCGCGGTGCGGCCGTGCGTGAACGAGACTGGAAACTGTTGCGGCCAGAATCGCAGTTGCCTCAGTTATACAACTTGGCCGACGACATCGGCGAAACTAACAACCTGATTGCCCAACATCCAGAAATCGCCAAGCGTCTGCTCGAGAAGATGGTGGCCTGGGAAACCTCGCTGGAACGTAACCCGCTGTTTATCTCTGCCCCGACTTGGGCTGGCTACAACAAGCGTCTGTACGATAAAACGTACTCTCTGGAGCAGCCAGAGCCTGACAGCGAGGTCGACATCTGGTCGTTCTAA
- a CDS encoding toxin-antitoxin system YwqK family antitoxin → MAAVAVLALAAISCEHQAAHTGMVSIEHKGSTHQVPSIISFDGDEWTFSRVTPNTLSDGMTCTYESSTYSNESLTLSVGGVNSMSKWSIRKYRCDDRHSDERTLLKTLRRSNAGFGHLVDCENGTLDGPTKRFYANGSVKFIGYMADYAMDGDCRGFYPNGNVWWIGEYRMRTPLIDKAVFYNEDGSVNTEIDTIDERLKEHTRWHQFQTSDSCDSIQEFIQRVESGL, encoded by the coding sequence ATGGCGGCCGTAGCCGTGCTTGCATTGGCCGCGATCTCCTGTGAGCATCAAGCGGCTCACACAGGAATGGTTTCAATCGAACACAAGGGAAGCACCCACCAAGTTCCCTCCATTATTTCGTTTGACGGTGATGAATGGACTTTCTCCCGCGTTACGCCAAACACACTATCGGATGGAATGACTTGTACATACGAGAGTAGTACGTACAGCAATGAATCACTTACGCTGTCTGTGGGAGGAGTCAATTCCATGAGCAAATGGAGTATTCGTAAGTATCGTTGTGACGATCGTCATTCGGACGAAAGAACACTGCTAAAGACATTGCGCCGTTCAAACGCCGGCTTTGGACACTTGGTTGATTGCGAAAACGGCACACTGGACGGTCCAACAAAACGTTTCTATGCGAATGGCAGTGTGAAATTCATTGGCTATATGGCAGATTACGCTATGGATGGTGACTGCCGTGGCTTCTACCCAAATGGTAACGTGTGGTGGATAGGTGAATACAGGATGAGGACTCCGTTGATTGACAAGGCTGTGTTCTATAATGAAGACGGTAGTGTTAACACAGAGATTGATACGATTGACGAGAGGCTAAAGGAACACACTCGGTGGCATCAATTTCAAACCAGCGATTCCTGTGACTCCATTCAGGAATTCATCCAAAGGGTGGAATCTGGGCTTTAA
- a CDS encoding BON domain-containing protein, which translates to MSRLFQFAMIAAMMALPAIAMGGDAEIAQSIVKQLQAKKSEGSLKGFNIGLRVEEGVVWLEGHVSNPAQHDAAVDIARRVSGVQRVVDGIRIEGNVVASAEQEVPAQPVSAPRDLAAADLTEEAPELELAAPQRVPAAMPAMEEVVLEAPQGDFSFSPVKPASAERPAADESVLVNQPTPAAPLRQLRPVPAAEQARPIPAAQPAYQVAANTNARANMAQQQVVAPPAYYPAQYGYNYYRPVRYDHPHMPGYAWPAYAAYPNYAAVTYPRQYSPQAWPYIGPFYPYPQVPLGWRKVEMEWKDGWWTLDFKARRHNAF; encoded by the coding sequence ATGTCACGTCTATTTCAATTCGCGATGATTGCGGCCATGATGGCCCTGCCCGCGATCGCTATGGGTGGGGATGCAGAAATTGCCCAGTCCATCGTGAAACAACTTCAAGCAAAGAAGTCTGAAGGAAGCTTGAAGGGCTTTAACATTGGTTTGCGAGTCGAAGAAGGAGTCGTTTGGCTGGAAGGTCACGTCTCGAATCCGGCTCAGCATGACGCCGCGGTCGATATCGCTCGCCGCGTGTCTGGCGTCCAACGCGTTGTGGACGGCATTCGTATCGAAGGCAACGTGGTTGCTTCGGCCGAACAAGAAGTGCCAGCTCAACCTGTTTCGGCTCCTCGCGATCTGGCTGCCGCCGATCTGACCGAAGAAGCTCCGGAACTGGAATTGGCTGCTCCTCAGCGAGTTCCGGCTGCGATGCCAGCGATGGAAGAAGTTGTGTTGGAAGCACCTCAAGGTGATTTCAGCTTCTCGCCAGTGAAGCCTGCCAGTGCTGAACGTCCTGCCGCTGACGAAAGCGTGTTGGTCAATCAGCCTACTCCGGCTGCCCCACTGCGTCAGCTTCGCCCGGTTCCGGCTGCCGAACAGGCTCGCCCGATCCCAGCTGCTCAGCCAGCTTACCAGGTCGCTGCCAACACCAATGCTCGTGCCAACATGGCTCAGCAGCAGGTCGTTGCTCCGCCAGCGTACTACCCAGCTCAGTACGGCTACAACTACTACCGCCCAGTTCGGTACGATCACCCGCACATGCCTGGCTACGCTTGGCCAGCCTATGCGGCCTACCCGAACTACGCTGCGGTGACGTACCCACGTCAGTACTCGCCGCAGGCTTGGCCATACATTGGCCCGTTCTACCCTTACCCACAAGTCCCACTGGGATGGCGTAAGGTCGAAATGGAATGGAAAGATGGCTGGTGGACGCTCGACTTCAAAGCTCGTCGTCACAACGCCTTCTAA
- a CDS encoding FMN-dependent NADH-azoreductase, with protein MQLLHIDSSPRRARSHTRQLSSSFVNEWQIRNPHDTIARRDLGADPLPHVTEEWIAAAFTPPNERTETMQTALRISDELIDELLKADLIVAGIPFYNFGMPSGFKAYVDQIVRIGRTFAFDPNLPESPYTPLVKGKRMIALISRGDGGYEAGGPNESMNHLDPHLRTVFGFIGITDIEIIAAENDEWGGQALQDSLQNALQRAQQIAVQETSTC; from the coding sequence ATGCAACTATTGCACATTGATTCAAGCCCACGCCGAGCCCGATCTCACACGCGGCAACTTTCATCCTCGTTCGTCAATGAGTGGCAGATACGTAACCCGCATGACACGATCGCCCGTCGAGATCTAGGAGCCGATCCGCTGCCGCATGTCACCGAAGAGTGGATCGCAGCCGCGTTCACACCTCCGAACGAGAGGACAGAAACGATGCAAACGGCATTACGAATAAGCGATGAATTGATCGACGAACTCCTGAAAGCAGACCTGATTGTGGCCGGAATCCCCTTTTACAATTTCGGCATGCCTAGCGGCTTTAAAGCCTACGTTGACCAAATCGTTAGGATTGGCCGCACGTTTGCCTTTGATCCGAACTTGCCTGAGTCTCCCTACACGCCCCTTGTAAAGGGCAAGCGAATGATTGCTTTGATCTCAAGAGGAGACGGCGGCTACGAAGCAGGCGGGCCGAACGAATCAATGAACCATCTCGATCCTCATTTACGCACCGTCTTCGGTTTCATCGGCATTACCGACATCGAGATCATCGCGGCTGAAAATGACGAATGGGGCGGACAGGCACTACAAGACTCCCTGCAAAACGCCTTGCAGAGAGCCCAGCAAATCGCTGTCCAAGAAACCTCGACTTGCTAG
- a CDS encoding P1 family peptidase, which yields MHLRVLVLLLSMMVSSLNSISADEPDARPRTRDLGIAPGVFKPGKSNAITDVAGVKVGQVTLIDGKDIRTGVTAILPHEGNLFQQKTPAAVFIGNAFGKLAGSTQVEELGNLETPIILTNTLSVGTAVEAVVKWSLTQPGNENVRSVNALVGETNDGGLNDIRGQHVRGPHVVQAIEAAQSGIVEEGCVGAGTGCIAFGWKGGIGTSSRTLPQRYGGYTVGVLVQANFGGVLQVDGLPVGKVLGKHTFAETPPVSPPAPLKPGDGSCMIVVATDAPLDPRNLKRLAARALFGLARTGSSYTNGSGDFAIAFSTNPDLRVAYGEEKIQTQPTLPNDAVSPLFQAALETTEEAVYNALLKATPMQGRDGRKVEALPLEPLRALIEKREQSLAE from the coding sequence ATGCATCTGCGTGTTCTCGTTCTCCTGTTATCCATGATGGTCAGTTCGCTTAACTCCATATCCGCTGACGAACCCGATGCTCGGCCGCGGACGCGTGATCTCGGAATTGCTCCTGGCGTGTTCAAGCCTGGCAAATCTAATGCGATCACCGATGTGGCTGGAGTGAAGGTCGGTCAGGTCACGCTGATTGACGGGAAAGACATCCGTACCGGAGTGACCGCGATTCTTCCGCATGAAGGAAACCTGTTTCAACAGAAGACCCCGGCCGCCGTGTTCATTGGCAACGCGTTTGGCAAGTTGGCCGGCTCGACTCAGGTCGAGGAGCTAGGCAATCTCGAAACCCCTATCATTCTGACCAATACCCTTTCGGTCGGCACCGCGGTCGAGGCGGTCGTGAAGTGGTCGCTCACGCAGCCAGGGAATGAGAACGTCCGTAGCGTCAACGCCCTGGTCGGCGAAACCAATGATGGCGGCCTGAACGATATTCGTGGCCAGCACGTTCGCGGGCCGCATGTCGTCCAGGCGATCGAGGCCGCCCAATCAGGCATCGTGGAAGAAGGCTGCGTCGGCGCCGGCACCGGCTGCATTGCCTTCGGTTGGAAGGGAGGCATCGGCACATCGAGCCGTACCCTACCGCAACGTTATGGCGGCTACACCGTGGGTGTGCTGGTCCAAGCCAACTTTGGCGGAGTGCTACAAGTCGACGGCCTTCCCGTTGGCAAAGTGTTAGGCAAGCATACTTTCGCCGAGACGCCGCCGGTCAGCCCCCCTGCCCCGCTAAAGCCGGGCGACGGTTCGTGCATGATCGTCGTTGCCACCGATGCTCCGCTCGATCCGAGAAACTTAAAACGACTCGCCGCACGTGCCTTATTTGGCCTTGCGCGAACGGGTTCTTCCTATACCAACGGCAGCGGTGACTTCGCGATCGCCTTCTCGACGAACCCTGATCTCCGCGTCGCTTATGGGGAAGAGAAAATTCAGACGCAACCGACGCTCCCCAACGACGCCGTCTCTCCCCTGTTTCAAGCCGCACTTGAAACAACCGAAGAAGCGGTCTACAACGCCTTGCTAAAAGCGACCCCCATGCAAGGCCGCGACGGCCGCAAGGTCGAAGCCTTGCCGTTGGAACCGCTGCGAGCGTTGATTGAAAAACGAGAGCAGTCGTTGGCCGAGTAG
- a CDS encoding bestrophin family protein gives MIVNRNLNWRHILFYTWKSLLYFFILSVIVYTLHHEFDMEKLTVPFNVIALLSTALAIFLGFKNNSAYDRWWEARKIWGLLVNYSRAWGREVLTLSQEPDGIPSEELTAWRERLIYRHIAFVHALRVFLRHPHDYNENGEDLIEAPNDYADIRPFLSQEEADEVLSKHNPPNQLLLIQGQELQEAYQRGWLSDFRFVQMGETLTEFNNHQGKSERIKNTPFPRPYSFFSRVFVYLHGTLVPLAFVEELGLFNIPLALLINFIFLSLDQIGEMTEDPFENRPSDTPLTSISVTIEGNLKEMLGEKEIPPKPVVTGGVVL, from the coding sequence ATGATCGTCAATAGGAACCTCAACTGGCGGCACATTCTCTTTTATACCTGGAAGAGCCTGCTCTACTTCTTCATTCTCTCGGTGATCGTTTATACGTTGCATCACGAGTTCGACATGGAGAAGTTGACGGTGCCGTTCAACGTGATCGCACTGCTCAGCACGGCATTGGCCATCTTTCTTGGTTTTAAGAACAACAGCGCTTACGACCGTTGGTGGGAAGCACGCAAGATCTGGGGATTGCTGGTCAACTACAGTCGGGCTTGGGGTCGTGAAGTGCTGACTCTAAGTCAAGAGCCGGACGGCATCCCCAGCGAAGAACTCACCGCTTGGCGCGAGCGACTGATCTATCGACACATTGCCTTCGTCCACGCGCTGCGGGTGTTCCTGCGTCATCCCCACGATTACAACGAAAACGGTGAAGACCTGATCGAAGCACCGAACGACTATGCGGACATCCGCCCATTTCTTTCTCAGGAAGAAGCGGACGAAGTGCTCAGCAAGCACAACCCACCCAACCAATTGCTGCTGATCCAAGGGCAAGAGCTGCAAGAGGCGTATCAGCGTGGTTGGCTGTCTGATTTTCGTTTTGTGCAAATGGGGGAAACGCTCACCGAGTTCAACAACCATCAGGGGAAAAGCGAGCGAATTAAGAACACGCCCTTCCCTCGCCCTTACAGCTTTTTCTCAAGGGTCTTCGTTTACCTGCACGGCACACTGGTTCCACTCGCATTTGTGGAAGAGTTGGGCTTGTTCAACATTCCCTTGGCATTGCTGATCAACTTCATCTTCCTCAGCCTCGACCAGATCGGCGAGATGACCGAAGACCCCTTCGAGAACCGCCCCAGCGACACTCCCCTCACCTCGATCAGCGTCACCATCGAAGGCAACTTGAAAGAGATGCTCGGCGAGAAGGAAATACCTCCGAAGCCCGTTGTTACCGGAGGTGTGGTGCTCTAG